In the genome of Telluria beijingensis, one region contains:
- a CDS encoding glycoside hydrolase family protein, translating to MADRQAKNSDGNPNRAMSMSPDARARLRATETAVYRYYNDMGKNKGHCTWGAGILAHKGVCSEEELQKKVSVDMVNLEFARRVAETERDVRRNTKVPLNQAQFDALCSVTYNRGVRGTRDTFELVNRGDFSGAAENISRMIKVEVKEGGRKKYVVARGLIKRREEESAPFRVEHATPAGESEKP from the coding sequence ATGGCTGATCGACAAGCGAAAAATTCAGACGGCAATCCGAACCGGGCAATGAGTATGAGCCCAGATGCGCGGGCTCGCTTGCGTGCCACCGAGACGGCTGTTTATCGCTACTACAACGATATGGGAAAGAACAAAGGCCACTGCACCTGGGGGGCGGGGATACTTGCGCACAAAGGTGTCTGTTCTGAAGAAGAACTGCAGAAGAAAGTAAGTGTCGACATGGTCAACCTGGAGTTCGCACGACGTGTTGCCGAAACTGAGCGTGACGTCAGGCGTAACACAAAAGTTCCCCTTAATCAGGCGCAATTCGACGCGCTTTGTAGTGTTACGTATAACCGTGGCGTACGAGGCACCAGAGATACCTTTGAGCTAGTTAATAGAGGCGATTTTTCTGGTGCCGCAGAAAATATTTCGCGCATGATCAAGGTTGAGGTTAAGGAAGGAGGCAGAAAAAAGTATGTCGTTGCGCGAGGCCTTATCAAAAGGCGGGAAGAAGAAAGCGCGCCATTTCGAGTCGAGCACGCAACGCCTGCTGGCGAATCGGAGAAACCATGA
- the guaD gene encoding guanine deaminase — protein sequence MSTATPNLQAYRASLLHFRADPAFDDRAALWHEDGLLIIENGRIKAAGDHAALVATLPPGVEPIDYRGKLIVPGFIDTHLHYPQTDMIASPSPGLLPWLETYTFPSERRFEDPAHARATAEFFLDELLRCGTTTAVVYCTVHPQSVDAFFEASEARNLRMVAGKVLMDRNCPDFLRDLEGDLGQSEDLINKWHKRGRSLYAITPRFAPTSTDVQLRLTGELAARHPDTFIQTHVAENRDECTWVGELFPQARSYLDVYERFGLMRPRALFGHCIWLDDEDFARMAATGSAAAVCPTSNLFLGSGLFDFERADSARVQLALGTDVGAGTSFSMLQTMNEAYKVARLKGSYLPALRMFYLATLGAARSMRLSDTIGSFQPGLEADFVVLDREATPLLARRTSHCDSLEELLFALALLGDDRTIAATYSNGRKVHQR from the coding sequence ATGTCCACCGCAACACCCAATCTGCAAGCCTACCGTGCGAGCTTGCTGCACTTTCGCGCCGACCCGGCCTTCGACGACCGGGCCGCGCTGTGGCACGAAGACGGCCTCCTGATCATTGAAAATGGCCGCATCAAGGCGGCCGGCGATCATGCGGCCCTGGTCGCGACCCTGCCGCCTGGCGTCGAGCCGATCGACTACCGCGGCAAGCTGATCGTCCCCGGCTTCATCGACACCCACCTGCACTACCCGCAGACCGACATGATCGCCTCGCCGTCTCCCGGCCTGCTGCCCTGGCTCGAGACGTATACCTTCCCCAGCGAGCGCCGCTTCGAGGATCCGGCGCACGCGCGCGCCACCGCCGAGTTCTTCCTGGACGAGCTGCTGCGCTGCGGCACCACCACCGCCGTGGTGTACTGCACCGTGCATCCGCAATCGGTCGACGCCTTCTTCGAGGCGAGCGAGGCACGCAACCTGCGCATGGTGGCCGGCAAGGTGCTGATGGACCGCAACTGCCCGGATTTCCTGCGCGACCTCGAGGGCGACCTGGGCCAGAGCGAAGACTTGATCAACAAGTGGCACAAGCGCGGACGTTCGCTGTACGCGATCACGCCGCGCTTCGCCCCGACCTCGACCGACGTCCAGCTGCGCCTGACGGGCGAGCTGGCGGCGCGCCATCCGGACACCTTCATCCAGACCCACGTGGCCGAGAACAGGGACGAGTGCACCTGGGTGGGCGAGCTGTTCCCGCAGGCGCGCAGCTATCTCGACGTGTACGAGCGCTTTGGCCTGATGCGTCCGCGCGCGCTGTTCGGCCACTGCATCTGGCTCGACGACGAGGACTTCGCGCGCATGGCCGCCACCGGTTCGGCAGCCGCCGTGTGTCCGACCTCGAACCTGTTCCTGGGCAGCGGCCTGTTCGACTTCGAGCGCGCCGACAGCGCGCGCGTGCAGCTGGCGCTGGGCACCGACGTCGGCGCCGGCACCTCGTTCTCGATGCTGCAGACCATGAACGAAGCCTACAAGGTAGCGCGGCTGAAGGGCAGTTACCTGCCCGCACTGCGCATGTTCTACCTCGCCACCCTGGGCGCGGCGCGCAGCATGCGACTAAGCGACACGATCGGCAGTTTCCAGCCCGGCCTGGAAGCCGATTTCGTGGTGCTCGACCGCGAGGCGACGCCGCTGCTGGCGCGCCGGACGAGCCATTGCGACTCGCTGGAAGAACTTCTGTTCGCGCTGGCCCTGCTGGGCGACGACCGGACGATTGCCGCGACCTATTCGAACGGCCGCAAGGTGCATCAACGTTGA
- the uraH gene encoding hydroxyisourate hydrolase — protein sequence MGKLTTHVLDTAHGCPGAGIQVELYAIGPNERTLLKSTTTNDDGRCSEPLLDAAALQPGKYELVFHAGDYYAARGVDLPSPRFLDRITLAFGIADPTQNYHVPLVMTPWSYSTYRGS from the coding sequence ATGGGAAAACTGACCACCCACGTGCTCGACACCGCCCACGGCTGCCCTGGCGCCGGCATCCAGGTCGAGCTGTACGCAATCGGCCCCAACGAGCGCACACTGCTCAAGAGCACAACCACCAACGACGACGGCCGCTGCAGCGAACCCTTGCTGGACGCAGCCGCCCTGCAGCCAGGCAAATACGAACTGGTCTTCCACGCCGGCGACTACTACGCGGCGCGCGGCGTCGACCTCCCATCCCCGCGCTTCCTCGACCGCATCACCCTCGCCTTCGGCATCGCCGACCCCACCCAGAACTACCACGTGCCGCTGGTAATGACACCGTGGTCCTATTCGACCTATCGCGGCAGCTAG
- the puuE gene encoding allantoinase PuuE, with translation MKTAYPRDLAGYGCTPPHARWPGAARIALQFVLNYEEGAENCVLHGDPASETFLSEIIGASAFPARHMSMESLYEYGSRAGLWRLLRLFEDRRLPLTVFGVAQALERNPDAVAAFRELGHEIACHGLRWISYQNVDEATERAHMKEAVEIIRSLTGAAPQGWYTGRDSPNTRRLVVEHGGFAYDADHYGDDLPLWQRVEARDADGAVRSVPHLVVPYTLDTNDMRFATAQGFNSGTQFFDYLKDAFDVLYAEGDPDGLDRPKMLSVGLHCRLAGRPGRTAALARFLEYVTQHDRVWIARRIDIANHWKTVHPYMA, from the coding sequence ATGAAAACCGCCTACCCACGCGATCTGGCCGGCTACGGCTGCACTCCACCCCACGCGCGCTGGCCCGGCGCAGCGCGCATCGCCCTGCAGTTCGTCCTGAATTACGAAGAGGGGGCCGAGAATTGCGTGCTGCATGGCGACCCGGCCTCCGAGACCTTCCTGTCAGAGATTATCGGCGCCAGCGCCTTCCCCGCGCGCCACATGAGCATGGAATCGCTCTACGAGTACGGCTCGCGCGCCGGCTTGTGGCGCCTGCTGCGGTTGTTCGAGGATCGACGGCTGCCGCTGACCGTGTTCGGCGTCGCCCAGGCGCTGGAGCGGAATCCCGACGCGGTCGCGGCATTTCGCGAGCTGGGCCACGAGATCGCCTGCCACGGCCTGCGCTGGATCTCCTACCAGAACGTCGATGAGGCGACCGAGCGCGCCCACATGAAGGAGGCTGTCGAGATCATCCGTTCCCTGACCGGCGCCGCGCCGCAAGGCTGGTATACAGGCCGCGATTCGCCCAACACGCGCCGGCTGGTGGTCGAGCATGGCGGCTTCGCCTACGACGCCGACCACTATGGCGACGACCTGCCGCTCTGGCAGCGGGTCGAGGCGCGCGACGCGGACGGCGCCGTCCGCAGCGTGCCGCACCTGGTGGTGCCCTACACGCTCGACACGAACGATATGCGCTTCGCCACCGCCCAGGGTTTCAATTCCGGTACCCAGTTCTTCGATTACCTGAAGGATGCCTTCGACGTGCTCTACGCGGAGGGCGATCCGGATGGCCTGGACCGGCCCAAGATGCTGTCGGTCGGCCTGCACTGCCGCCTGGCGGGGCGCCCTGGACGGACGGCGGCGCTAGCGCGCTTCCTTGAGTACGTAACGCAACATGACCGGGTATGGATCGCGCGCCGGATCGATATCGCCAATCACTGGAAAACGGTGCATCCTTATATGGCATGA
- a CDS encoding ClpP family protease: MALHIVHFIGPINHNSACTVRNCCLEALQKGATEIALHISTEGGNMTAGFALYFFLKSLPIPLTTHNIGSVESVGVVIFLAGQKRYACPGTRFLIHPLHWGFGNLVAADHARVSEWRECLDFDADRYASIFRETTREAGHETDIRQHLTGQARIYTAEEAVGAGIVHEAIQARLPTAGPTCHWWN, translated from the coding sequence ATGGCATTGCACATCGTCCACTTCATCGGCCCGATCAACCATAATTCCGCCTGCACGGTACGCAACTGCTGCCTGGAAGCGCTGCAAAAGGGCGCGACCGAGATCGCCCTGCACATCTCGACCGAGGGCGGCAATATGACGGCCGGCTTCGCCCTCTACTTCTTCCTGAAGTCGCTGCCGATCCCGCTCACCACCCACAATATCGGCAGCGTCGAATCGGTCGGCGTGGTGATCTTTTTGGCGGGCCAGAAGCGCTATGCCTGCCCGGGAACGCGCTTCCTGATCCACCCGCTGCACTGGGGCTTCGGCAACCTGGTGGCGGCCGATCATGCGCGCGTGTCGGAATGGCGCGAGTGCCTGGATTTCGATGCCGATCGCTATGCCAGCATCTTCCGCGAAACCACCCGAGAAGCTGGCCATGAAACCGACATCCGGCAACACCTGACCGGACAGGCGCGCATCTATACCGCCGAGGAAGCTGTCGGCGCCGGCATCGTCCATGAAGCGATCCAGGCCAGGCTGCCGACGGCCGGGCCGACTTGTCACTGGTGGAACTAA
- the xdhC gene encoding xanthine dehydrogenase accessory protein XdhC — MDDWLVTRDGEAAVLVTVAAVKGSVPREPGARMLVRAHDFDGTIGGGHLEHRALDIARAMLHRGEARCFQRFALGPSLGQCCGGVAWLAFERAASDQLDLLRARRNLDTWRLVALDGASEWTLLDDAGRHLAGAAATPSFAPAPDTRVVEGEGGRRWLLDAVLAPREHLMLFGAGHVGAAIVRALAPLPCRVTWVDEREDLFPAQVPANVTIEATESPEALAEHAAPGTSFLVMTHSHALDLRLCHAILARPGRDWFGLIGSDTKRRQFEARLRERGVDAARIARMVCPIGLPGIDGKAPAVIAASVAAQLLSVWDAAHHPEIQPEFT, encoded by the coding sequence ATGGACGACTGGCTCGTCACGCGCGATGGCGAAGCCGCCGTGCTGGTCACGGTGGCCGCCGTGAAAGGCTCCGTGCCGCGCGAGCCGGGCGCCAGGATGCTGGTGCGCGCCCACGATTTCGACGGCACCATCGGTGGCGGCCATCTCGAGCATCGTGCGCTGGACATCGCGCGCGCCATGCTGCACCGGGGCGAGGCGCGCTGCTTCCAGCGTTTCGCGCTGGGCCCGAGCCTGGGCCAGTGCTGCGGCGGCGTGGCCTGGCTCGCGTTCGAGCGCGCCGCATCCGATCAACTGGACCTCCTGCGCGCCCGCCGTAATCTCGATACCTGGCGCCTGGTCGCCCTCGACGGCGCCTCCGAATGGACCTTGCTCGACGACGCCGGCCGCCACCTCGCCGGCGCGGCCGCCACGCCGTCCTTCGCACCGGCGCCCGACACCCGCGTGGTGGAAGGCGAGGGCGGTCGCCGCTGGCTGCTGGACGCCGTCCTCGCCCCGCGCGAACACCTGATGCTGTTCGGCGCCGGCCACGTCGGCGCCGCCATCGTGCGCGCGCTGGCGCCGCTGCCCTGCCGCGTGACCTGGGTCGACGAACGGGAAGACCTGTTCCCGGCGCAGGTCCCGGCCAACGTCACGATCGAAGCCACCGAATCTCCGGAAGCGCTGGCCGAACACGCCGCCCCCGGCACCAGCTTCCTGGTGATGACCCATAGCCATGCGCTCGACCTGCGCCTGTGCCACGCCATCCTGGCGCGTCCGGGCAGGGATTGGTTCGGTCTGATAGGATCGGACACCAAGCGCAGGCAGTTCGAGGCGCGCCTGCGCGAACGCGGCGTCGACGCCGCGCGCATCGCGCGCATGGTTTGCCCGATCGGCCTGCCCGGCATCGACGGCAAGGCCCCGGCCGTGATCGCCGCCTCCGTCGCGGCCCAGCTGCTGTCCGTGTGGGATGCTGCCCACCACCCTGAAATACAACCGGAATTCACCTGA
- the xdhA gene encoding xanthine dehydrogenase small subunit translates to MSEPIRFLFRGELRELRDAPPTQTILQHLREDLRCTGTKEGCAEGDCGACTVVVGSLEQGELALKAVNACIQFTPTLDGKALFTVEDLAGSDGALHPVQQALVECHGSQCGFCTPGFAMSLWGMYLKQEGRAPQRCEIDDALSGNLCRCTGYRPIIDAARRMVELPAVAFDKAALAERLQGLQRAHGFSYTAHGQRFHVPRTLDELVKLRVEYPTAVLLAGSTDVGLWVTKQMRALGDVIYLGQVEALKTVREHAGMLEIGAGVSLQDAYAALCARYPAELSELWQRFASLPIRNAGTLGGNVANGSPIGDSMPWMIALGSQVVLNGFEGMRALALEDFYLGYQQKDLRAGEFVQAMRVPLPAGGLRFRTYKLAKRFDQDISAVCAAFAVTLDGETVLDARIAFGGMAATPQRASQAEAALRGQAWSEATLRAAMDALARDYAPLSDARASSGYRLRAAQNLLRRFWLETRPVDPLPASAVNAFASL, encoded by the coding sequence ATGTCAGAACCGATCCGATTCCTCTTCCGCGGCGAGCTGCGCGAACTGCGCGACGCTCCGCCGACGCAAACCATCCTGCAGCACCTGCGGGAGGATTTGCGTTGCACGGGCACTAAGGAAGGCTGCGCCGAGGGCGACTGCGGCGCCTGCACGGTGGTGGTCGGTTCACTGGAGCAGGGCGAGCTGGCGCTCAAGGCGGTCAACGCCTGCATTCAGTTCACGCCCACGCTCGACGGCAAGGCCTTGTTCACGGTCGAAGACCTGGCCGGCTCCGACGGCGCGCTGCATCCGGTGCAGCAGGCGCTGGTCGAGTGCCACGGTTCCCAGTGCGGCTTCTGCACGCCGGGTTTCGCGATGTCGTTGTGGGGCATGTACCTCAAACAGGAAGGGCGTGCGCCGCAGCGCTGCGAGATCGACGATGCGTTGTCGGGCAATCTGTGCCGCTGCACCGGCTACCGTCCCATCATCGACGCCGCGCGCCGCATGGTCGAGCTGCCGGCGGTCGCCTTCGACAAGGCCGCGCTGGCCGAGCGCCTCCAGGGCCTGCAGCGCGCGCACGGCTTCAGCTACACGGCCCACGGCCAGCGCTTCCACGTGCCGCGCACGCTGGACGAGCTGGTAAAACTGCGCGTCGAATACCCAACTGCCGTGCTGCTGGCCGGTTCGACCGACGTCGGCCTGTGGGTGACCAAGCAGATGCGCGCGCTGGGCGACGTCATCTACCTGGGCCAGGTCGAGGCACTCAAGACCGTCCGCGAGCATGCGGGCATGCTGGAAATCGGCGCCGGCGTCTCGTTGCAGGACGCCTACGCGGCGCTGTGCGCACGCTACCCGGCCGAACTGTCCGAACTGTGGCAGCGCTTTGCTTCGCTGCCGATCCGTAACGCCGGCACCCTGGGCGGCAACGTCGCCAACGGTTCGCCGATCGGCGATTCGATGCCATGGATGATCGCGCTGGGCAGCCAGGTGGTGCTCAACGGCTTTGAGGGCATGCGCGCGCTGGCGCTGGAAGATTTTTACCTGGGCTACCAGCAGAAAGACCTGCGCGCGGGCGAGTTCGTGCAGGCCATGCGCGTGCCGTTGCCCGCCGGTGGACTGCGCTTTCGCACCTATAAACTGGCCAAGCGCTTCGACCAGGACATCTCGGCCGTGTGCGCCGCCTTCGCCGTGACGCTCGATGGCGAGACCGTCCTCGATGCGCGCATCGCCTTCGGCGGCATGGCCGCCACGCCGCAGCGCGCCAGCCAGGCCGAAGCCGCGCTGCGCGGCCAGGCCTGGAGCGAAGCCACGCTGCGCGCCGCGATGGACGCGCTCGCGCGCGACTATGCGCCGCTGAGCGACGCGCGCGCGTCCAGCGGCTATCGGCTGCGCGCCGCGCAAAACCTGCTGCGCCGCTTCTGGCTCGAGACGCGGCCCGTCGATCCGCTGCCGGCCAGCGCCGTCAACGCCTTTGCGAGCCTGTAA
- a CDS encoding DUF4153 domain-containing protein yields MQPTTPAPSPIAHDDNDDLVPAWLGPVRIGIGLAQGLLLYVLYTAAQDKFWPATAPLLFGPLVMLGLLLPVILISGLGQLERRQLLAWAACAAGVIALLAVYDIWRRLGVHDWQSGRPSGVLTFCLAAGFFIAHALVLAGSRERRRVASYTSYFEAAWKLNLQILFCLLFVGATWLVLQLGAALFDLVKLDFLSKTLGKAWFFIPVTAFAFSVAMHLTDVKPAIVRGIRNLLHVLLSWILPVLTLLVGGFLASLPFTGLDPLWATRSAAGMLLSAAAAFVVLINAAYQDGATPPARAIAVSARIASLLLVPLTLLAAYALALRVGDHGWSADRVIAAACLLVAACYAGGYAAAALRRGWLRTLAGVNIAAAFVVLAVLVLLLSPIGDPGRIAVNSQMARLAAGQLTLPQLDVAYLYHHGARYGRAAIAQLEKSASGDDAGWLKVELARLHQPNEFEAGTGVADLAANLRVWPAGTALPAGFVGHDWKQVKEQFRLPLCLRQQGAICDAFVIDLGGDARPEVVLVGAINHGTAVLRQGQGNAWEFAGTVPPGLTNCAPLLDAMRAGKMRAIPPAVADLEVAGRRIAIEPGYMRFECEPTPEGDAAR; encoded by the coding sequence ATGCAGCCCACCACGCCCGCCCCATCGCCCATCGCGCACGACGACAACGACGACCTTGTCCCGGCCTGGCTCGGCCCCGTGCGCATCGGTATCGGCCTGGCCCAGGGCCTGCTGCTCTATGTCCTGTACACGGCGGCGCAAGACAAGTTCTGGCCGGCAACCGCACCGCTGCTGTTCGGCCCGCTGGTCATGCTCGGCCTGCTGCTGCCGGTGATCCTGATCAGCGGCCTGGGCCAGCTGGAGCGGCGCCAGCTGCTGGCGTGGGCGGCATGCGCGGCTGGCGTGATCGCGCTGCTGGCCGTGTACGACATCTGGCGCCGCCTCGGCGTGCACGACTGGCAAAGCGGCAGGCCATCCGGCGTGCTGACCTTCTGCCTGGCGGCCGGTTTCTTCATCGCCCATGCGCTGGTGCTGGCGGGCAGCCGCGAACGGCGCCGCGTCGCGTCCTACACCAGCTATTTCGAGGCCGCCTGGAAGCTCAACCTGCAGATCCTGTTCTGCCTGCTGTTCGTGGGCGCCACCTGGCTGGTGCTGCAACTGGGCGCGGCGCTGTTCGACCTGGTGAAACTCGACTTCCTGAGCAAGACCCTGGGCAAGGCCTGGTTCTTCATCCCCGTCACCGCCTTCGCGTTCTCGGTGGCGATGCACCTGACCGACGTCAAGCCGGCCATCGTGCGCGGCATCCGCAACCTCCTGCACGTGCTGCTGTCCTGGATCCTGCCGGTGCTCACCCTGCTGGTGGGCGGCTTCCTGGCCAGCCTGCCGTTCACCGGCCTCGATCCGCTGTGGGCCACCCGCAGCGCCGCCGGCATGCTGCTCAGTGCGGCCGCCGCCTTCGTGGTGCTGATCAATGCCGCCTACCAGGATGGCGCCACCCCGCCGGCGCGCGCGATCGCCGTCTCGGCCCGCATCGCCAGCCTGCTGCTGGTGCCGCTGACCCTTCTCGCCGCCTATGCGCTGGCGTTGCGCGTGGGAGACCACGGCTGGTCGGCCGACCGCGTCATCGCGGCCGCCTGCCTGCTGGTGGCGGCCTGCTATGCCGGCGGCTATGCGGCCGCGGCGCTGCGCCGCGGCTGGCTGCGCACCCTGGCCGGCGTCAACATCGCCGCCGCCTTCGTGGTGCTGGCGGTGCTGGTGCTGCTGCTGTCGCCCATCGGCGACCCGGGCCGCATCGCAGTGAACAGCCAGATGGCGCGCCTGGCCGCCGGCCAGCTCACGCTGCCGCAACTCGACGTCGCCTACCTGTACCACCATGGCGCGCGCTACGGCCGGGCCGCCATTGCGCAGCTGGAAAAGAGCGCCAGCGGCGACGACGCCGGCTGGCTGAAGGTGGAACTGGCGCGCCTGCACCAGCCGAACGAATTCGAAGCCGGGACCGGGGTCGCGGACCTGGCCGCCAACCTGCGGGTATGGCCGGCCGGAACAGCCCTGCCCGCCGGCTTCGTCGGCCATGACTGGAAACAGGTCAAGGAACAATTCCGCCTGCCCCTGTGCCTGCGCCAGCAGGGGGCCATCTGCGACGCCTTCGTGATCGACCTCGGCGGCGATGCGCGGCCCGAAGTCGTGCTGGTCGGCGCGATCAACCACGGCACCGCGGTGCTGCGCCAGGGCCAAGGCAATGCCTGGGAGTTTGCCGGCACCGTCCCGCCGGGCCTGACGAATTGCGCACCGCTGCTCGATGCCATGCGTGCAGGCAAGATGCGCGCGATTCCGCCCGCCGTCGCCGACCTCGAAGTGGCCGGCCGCCGGATCGCGATCGAGCCCGGCTACATGCGGTTCGAATGCGAGCCCACGCCCGAGGGAGACGCGGCACGTTGA
- the xdhB gene encoding xanthine dehydrogenase molybdopterin binding subunit: MKQMDAWAEVGRARKHESAELHVRGQATYTDDIAELAGTLHAALGLSARAHARFNTIDLEPVRASRGVVAVLTASDIPGINDCGPIVHDDPILADGLVQYVGQPLFIVVADSHDNARRAARLAVVDYDDLPAILTPQAARAAASYVLPPMRLARGDAAQAFARAPHTVKGELHVGGQEQFYLEGQVAYAIPGEDRGMHVYCSTQHPSEMQHVVAHALGLHSHHVTVECRRMGGGFGGKESQSALWAAAAAIAAVRTGRPVKLRADRDDDMLVTGKRHCFHYEYEVGYDIEGRILAARVDMVSRAGYSADLSGPVATRAVCHFDNAYYLSDVEIRAACGKTNTQSNTAFRGFGGPQGAIAIEYVIDEIARNLGRDALDIRRLNFYGKDERKTTPYGQEIVDNVIHELVAELETGSDYRARRAALDDYNRSSPVLKKGLALTPVKFGIAFNVTHLNQAGALVHVYVDGSILVNHGGTEMGQGINTKVMQVVAHELGVELGRVRATATDTSKVANTSATAASTGADLNGKAAQDAARKIRARLADFAASQYGGDAAEVRFAAGSVFVGGLSLPFEELVAKAYLARVQLWSDGFYATPGLHWDPKTMTGRPFSYFAYGAAVSEVVVDTLTGEWKLLRVDALYDAGRSLNPAIDIGQVEGGFIQGMGWLTTEELWWNPAGKLMTHAPSTYKIPAVSDCPEDFRVRLFDNANVEDSIHRSKAVGEPPLLLPFSVFFAIRDAISSVGGHRINPPLNAPATCEEILDAIAFVEAARA; the protein is encoded by the coding sequence ATGAAACAGATGGACGCCTGGGCCGAAGTCGGCCGCGCACGCAAGCACGAATCCGCCGAGCTGCACGTGCGCGGCCAGGCCACCTATACCGACGATATCGCCGAGCTGGCCGGCACCCTGCACGCCGCCCTCGGCCTGTCGGCGCGCGCACATGCGCGCTTCAACACGATCGATCTCGAACCGGTGCGCGCCAGCCGCGGCGTGGTCGCCGTCCTGACAGCCAGCGACATCCCCGGCATCAACGATTGCGGGCCGATCGTCCACGACGATCCGATCCTGGCCGACGGCCTGGTCCAGTACGTGGGCCAGCCGCTCTTCATCGTGGTCGCCGACAGCCATGACAATGCCCGCCGCGCGGCGCGCCTGGCCGTGGTCGACTACGACGACCTGCCGGCCATCCTCACGCCGCAGGCAGCGCGCGCCGCCGCATCGTACGTGCTGCCGCCGATGCGCCTGGCGCGTGGCGACGCGGCGCAGGCGTTCGCGCGCGCGCCGCATACCGTCAAGGGCGAGCTGCACGTGGGCGGCCAGGAACAGTTCTACCTCGAAGGCCAGGTCGCGTATGCGATCCCCGGCGAAGACCGCGGCATGCATGTGTACTGCTCGACCCAGCACCCGAGCGAGATGCAGCACGTGGTCGCGCATGCGCTCGGCCTGCATTCGCACCACGTGACGGTCGAGTGCCGGCGCATGGGCGGCGGCTTCGGCGGCAAGGAATCGCAGTCGGCGCTGTGGGCCGCGGCGGCCGCCATCGCCGCCGTGCGTACCGGGCGTCCGGTCAAGCTGCGCGCCGACCGCGACGACGACATGCTGGTCACGGGCAAGCGCCACTGCTTCCACTACGAGTACGAAGTCGGCTACGACATTGAAGGCCGTATCCTGGCGGCCAGGGTCGACATGGTGTCGCGCGCCGGCTACTCGGCCGACCTGTCGGGCCCGGTGGCCACGCGCGCCGTCTGCCACTTCGACAACGCCTATTATTTGTCCGACGTCGAGATCCGCGCCGCCTGCGGCAAGACCAACACCCAGTCGAACACCGCCTTCCGCGGCTTCGGCGGGCCGCAGGGGGCGATCGCCATCGAATACGTGATCGACGAGATCGCGCGCAATCTGGGCCGCGATGCGCTCGACATCCGGCGCCTGAACTTCTACGGCAAGGACGAGCGCAAGACCACGCCTTATGGCCAGGAGATCGTCGACAACGTCATCCACGAACTCGTGGCCGAGCTGGAAACCGGCAGCGACTACCGCGCCCGGCGCGCGGCCCTCGACGACTACAACCGCTCCAGTCCGGTCCTCAAGAAAGGCCTGGCGCTTACGCCGGTCAAGTTCGGCATCGCCTTCAACGTCACCCACCTGAACCAGGCCGGCGCGCTGGTGCACGTCTATGTGGACGGTTCCATCCTGGTCAACCACGGCGGCACCGAGATGGGGCAGGGCATCAACACCAAGGTGATGCAGGTGGTGGCGCACGAACTGGGCGTGGAACTGGGACGGGTGCGTGCCACCGCCACCGACACGTCCAAGGTGGCCAATACCTCGGCCACGGCCGCGTCCACGGGCGCGGACCTGAACGGCAAGGCGGCCCAGGATGCGGCGCGCAAGATCCGCGCGCGCCTGGCCGACTTCGCCGCCAGCCAGTACGGCGGCGATGCCGCCGAGGTGCGCTTCGCGGCGGGCAGCGTCTTCGTCGGCGGCCTGTCGCTGCCGTTCGAGGAACTGGTGGCGAAGGCCTACCTGGCGCGGGTGCAGCTGTGGTCCGACGGCTTCTATGCGACGCCCGGCCTGCACTGGGATCCGAAGACGATGACCGGGCGCCCGTTTTCCTACTTCGCCTATGGCGCGGCGGTGTCCGAAGTGGTGGTCGACACGCTCACCGGCGAATGGAAGCTGCTGCGGGTGGATGCGCTGTACGACGCCGGCCGCTCGCTCAATCCGGCGATCGATATCGGCCAGGTCGAGGGCGGCTTCATCCAGGGCATGGGCTGGCTGACGACGGAGGAGCTGTGGTGGAACCCGGCCGGCAAGCTGATGACGCATGCGCCGTCCACCTACAAGATCCCGGCGGTGTCGGACTGCCCCGAAGACTTTCGGGTGCGCCTGTTCGACAATGCCAACGTCGAGGACAGCATCCACCGCTCCAAGGCGGTCGGCGAGCCACCGCTGCTGCTGCCGTTCTCGGTGTTCTTCGCGATCCGCGACGCCATCTCGAGCGTGGGCGGGCACAGGATCAACCCGCCGCTGAACGCGCCGGCCACCTGCGAGGAGATCCTGGACGCGATCGCCTTCGTCGAGGCGGCGCGCGCATGA